Proteins co-encoded in one Pseudobdellovibrionaceae bacterium genomic window:
- a CDS encoding PhoH family protein has protein sequence METTQVRKKIVIDTNVILFDAVAVTKFHNADVFIPISVIEEIDRFKKDMGENGRNARQFSRFVDVLRDKGKLSKGVKVNEDTDTCIFVQTDIEMEGLPEELESNKADNRILGTALYLQSKFPKEVVELITKDINLRIKADVFGIEARDYEPNSIGSNEDYYTGRREVEVDSGIIDAFYEDKSVSQPAEAQMLSNEYVVLKDKSNPNHSAIGRYSKEGDKIVPLISPAESIWGIHPRNVEQSFALDALLNDEILFVSLVGKAGTGKTLLALAAGLYKTLDEGRFQRLLVSRPIFPMGRDIGYLPGDVEQKLNPWMQPIFDNVEYLMGADKKAAGRAQELINQGMLNIEPLTYIRGRSIPNQYLIVDEAQNLTPHEIKTIVTRAGEGTKVVLTGDRYQIDNPYVDAANSGLSYSVERFKGHPIAAHVTLSKGERSELAELAANIL, from the coding sequence TTGGAAACAACTCAAGTTCGTAAGAAAATTGTTATTGATACTAACGTGATTTTATTTGATGCGGTGGCTGTGACGAAGTTTCACAATGCGGATGTTTTTATTCCCATATCCGTGATCGAAGAGATCGACAGATTTAAAAAAGACATGGGCGAGAATGGCCGTAACGCCAGACAATTCAGTCGTTTTGTTGACGTCCTCCGAGACAAAGGAAAGTTATCTAAGGGTGTGAAGGTGAATGAGGACACCGACACGTGTATCTTTGTGCAGACCGATATTGAAATGGAAGGGCTGCCAGAAGAATTAGAATCCAATAAGGCTGACAACCGCATTTTGGGAACAGCCCTTTATCTGCAAAGCAAATTCCCTAAAGAGGTTGTGGAGCTGATCACTAAGGACATCAACCTTAGAATTAAAGCCGACGTTTTTGGGATTGAAGCTAGGGACTATGAGCCTAACAGCATTGGCAGCAATGAGGATTACTATACAGGCCGTCGCGAAGTGGAAGTAGATTCGGGGATCATTGATGCCTTTTATGAAGATAAGTCAGTGTCCCAGCCTGCCGAGGCTCAGATGCTTTCCAACGAATATGTCGTGCTTAAGGACAAGTCCAACCCCAACCACAGTGCCATTGGACGCTATAGTAAAGAGGGCGATAAGATCGTGCCTTTGATTTCTCCTGCTGAAAGCATTTGGGGAATCCATCCCAGAAACGTCGAGCAAAGTTTTGCTCTGGACGCACTTTTAAATGATGAAATCCTTTTTGTCTCTTTAGTGGGTAAAGCAGGAACAGGAAAGACGCTTTTGGCTTTAGCGGCGGGTTTATATAAAACTTTAGACGAAGGCCGCTTTCAGCGTCTGTTGGTGAGTCGACCGATCTTCCCCATGGGAAGAGACATCGGGTATTTACCTGGAGACGTCGAGCAAAAATTAAACCCTTGGATGCAGCCCATTTTTGATAACGTCGAATACTTAATGGGTGCTGACAAGAAGGCTGCGGGCCGCGCTCAAGAGCTGATCAATCAGGGGATGCTCAATATTGAACCTCTGACTTATATCAGAGGTCGAAGTATTCCTAATCAGTACTTGATTGTGGATGAAGCGCAGAACCTTACGCCGCACGAGATTAAAACCATTGTCACTCGTGCGGGTGAGGGAACCAAAGTGGTTCTCACTGGTGATCGCTACCAAATTGATAATCCCTACGTGGACGCGGCAAACAGTGGACTGAGCTATTCAGTAGAAAGATTTAAAGGTCATCCAATTGCTGCTCATGTAACCTTATCCAAAGGGGAAAGATCAGAGTTGGCGGAACTGGCTGCAAATATTTTATAA
- a CDS encoding response regulator transcription factor, which translates to MHKVLLVEDSKEIFTIVRQALGAIADLEWTDSVAGAKALLNANKYDLILLDIELPDGNGIKFCSEINMENPKQSIFFLTSYQDLSDKVLGFTAGADDYITKPFESLELRARVENKLKKVQLDQKLSNVMEWEGLIIDKNKQAVKVLIGGEFKNVDLTHLEFKLLIYLADKEEDVIPRDEILNDIWGEDVHVYARSVDTHVSKLRRKLGPASAYIQSVHGTGYKFTPKVSLEI; encoded by the coding sequence ATGCACAAAGTGTTATTGGTAGAAGACAGTAAGGAGATTTTCACTATTGTAAGACAAGCCTTGGGTGCCATTGCGGATTTGGAATGGACGGACAGCGTGGCAGGAGCCAAAGCACTATTAAATGCAAACAAATATGATTTAATTTTGTTAGACATTGAACTTCCAGATGGGAATGGGATTAAATTTTGTTCTGAAATCAATATGGAAAACCCTAAGCAGTCCATTTTCTTTTTGACCTCATATCAAGATCTTTCCGATAAGGTTTTGGGTTTCACAGCGGGTGCGGATGATTACATCACCAAACCCTTTGAAAGCTTAGAACTTAGAGCTAGAGTCGAGAACAAACTCAAGAAAGTTCAGTTGGATCAAAAATTATCTAATGTGATGGAGTGGGAAGGTCTTATTATTGATAAAAATAAACAGGCTGTGAAAGTGCTTATTGGTGGTGAATTTAAAAATGTGGACCTCACTCATTTGGAGTTTAAACTTTTAATTTATCTGGCAGATAAAGAAGAAGATGTTATTCCAAGAGATGAAATCTTAAATGACATTTGGGGTGAAGATGTTCATGTATACGCTAGATCAGTAGACACCCATGTCAGTAAATTGCGCCGCAAACTAGGTCCAGCTTCAGCCTATATTCAGTCGGTGCATGGAACGGGGTATAAATTTACGCCTAAAGTCTCGTTAGAGATTTAA
- a CDS encoding metallophosphoesterase: protein MNAAAESLTVQKSKHRRLKLIVSDLHLGVGLQLQDGTLNPLEEFYFDQKFAEFIGHYTSGQFADCEVELIFNGDIFNFLQIDYHGHYVSVITESMTLNKLERIVEGHPIFFESLKKFVSQGHKITYIVGNHDQEILWPRVREYLNTVVGHRIQYENLVYFFDGVHVEHGHMHEAANRMNPKKFFLRKDIPEPILNLPFGSHFFVECVLRLKLRYPHVDKARPFGKALRWMLVNEPVFFVKSTFKVFGYMLRSMFVSNNPRKAWGFREVFKIMMECAVFPDLTQGAAKILKDERVHTVVFGHNHVYKYKLWADGKQYFNSGTWTDLTSLDINSLGKITKLTYVLLEYPHESRKPLARLKEWKGYHRIEEEVAIT from the coding sequence ATGAATGCGGCAGCAGAATCACTCACAGTCCAAAAATCAAAACATAGAAGATTAAAGCTGATTGTCAGTGATTTGCATTTGGGCGTGGGCCTGCAATTGCAAGACGGCACCTTAAACCCTTTGGAAGAGTTTTATTTTGATCAAAAGTTTGCAGAGTTTATTGGACACTACACTTCTGGACAATTTGCCGATTGCGAAGTGGAGCTGATTTTTAACGGCGACATTTTTAATTTCTTACAGATCGACTATCACGGGCACTATGTTTCAGTGATCACCGAGTCCATGACTCTGAATAAGCTGGAAAGAATTGTGGAAGGCCATCCCATATTTTTTGAAAGCTTAAAAAAGTTTGTTTCACAAGGACATAAAATCACGTATATTGTGGGCAACCATGACCAAGAGATCCTTTGGCCCAGAGTCAGAGAGTATTTGAATACGGTCGTAGGTCATCGTATCCAATATGAAAACTTAGTTTATTTCTTTGATGGAGTGCACGTCGAACACGGACACATGCACGAAGCTGCGAATAGAATGAACCCGAAAAAGTTTTTCTTGCGCAAAGACATTCCTGAACCCATTTTGAATCTTCCATTTGGCTCACATTTTTTTGTGGAATGTGTTTTGCGGCTTAAATTGCGTTACCCGCATGTAGATAAAGCTAGACCTTTTGGGAAGGCTTTGCGATGGATGCTTGTGAATGAGCCTGTATTTTTTGTGAAAAGCACGTTTAAGGTGTTCGGCTATATGCTACGCTCTATGTTTGTCAGTAATAATCCTAGAAAAGCATGGGGCTTCCGCGAAGTTTTTAAAATTATGATGGAGTGTGCGGTTTTTCCTGATTTGACTCAAGGTGCGGCCAAAATCTTAAAAGATGAAAGAGTGCACACGGTCGTATTTGGCCATAATCACGTGTATAAGTATAAGCTTTGGGCAGATGGTAAACAGTATTTTAATTCTGGAACATGGACGGATTTGACATCCTTGGATATCAATTCTTTAGGCAAGATCACCAAACTGACTTATGTCCTGCTAGAATATCCACATGAGAGTCGCAAACCTTTAGCTCGCCTGAAGGAGTGGAAAGGCTATCATCGAATTGAGGAAGAGGTTGCCATAACCTAA
- a CDS encoding RNA polymerase sigma factor, with product MAKANAQSAKLDDELMQGIAKGCSKSFGLLFEAHGSLVLGYAKRLMKDQNMAEDISQEVWMKVVRASSTYQGQGHFKAWLLTLTRNLCFNKLKVEQRLHFTDNTEELSAAVDHESENLETQMLFESHITQIKEAIDELPENQRLAITLLVVEELSYESISDHLEISVSATKSLIHRARQNLLKKLKHKEEAS from the coding sequence GTGGCTAAAGCGAACGCCCAAAGTGCTAAGCTTGACGATGAACTGATGCAAGGGATTGCTAAGGGCTGCTCGAAGTCTTTTGGCCTTCTTTTTGAGGCGCATGGTTCACTGGTTTTAGGATACGCCAAACGCCTTATGAAAGATCAAAATATGGCAGAAGACATCTCACAGGAGGTTTGGATGAAAGTAGTCAGAGCATCATCCACATATCAAGGCCAAGGACACTTTAAGGCGTGGTTACTCACGCTCACAAGAAACCTTTGCTTTAACAAGCTTAAAGTGGAGCAGCGTTTACACTTCACCGACAACACCGAAGAGCTTTCTGCAGCTGTGGATCATGAATCTGAAAACCTAGAGACTCAGATGCTTTTTGAGTCTCATATCACTCAAATCAAGGAGGCCATTGACGAGCTGCCTGAGAATCAACGCTTGGCCATCACCTTACTTGTGGTAGAAGAACTGTCTTACGAAAGCATTTCTGATCACCTAGAGATTTCTGTTTCCGCCACAAAGTCTCTGATCCACCGTGCACGACAGAATCTGCTAAAAAAACTTAAACACAAAGAGGAGGCATCATGA
- a CDS encoding aminopeptidase, translating into MSQRKSIEKLLKNPDLPLDHRQKFELVIKIRPYIQDLGLNVTNNYKTYVDLKRPYVSYLLTVAPPYSIEPMTWKFPFVGEFPYKGFHNQNRADREALSYSQKNYDTYIRGVSAYSTLGWFNDPLLSSMLQYTEAQLIETVIHESVHATVFIKNNVEFNEQLAVFVARKATLEYYKTHDAKSYETLLHTFADETLYFQFINKCLEQLTEFYQSKEHHTPEQKTLIFAKIQKQFKEDLLPQLQTSYFTKFSELPLNNAFFASQKVYFENQAHFENKYSEFQNIKDFIEFLKKEEKKLVEIFAAFQNPEPSSL; encoded by the coding sequence ATGAGCCAAAGGAAGAGCATTGAGAAGCTGCTTAAAAACCCAGACCTTCCTCTAGATCATCGGCAAAAATTTGAGTTGGTCATAAAGATTCGTCCCTACATTCAGGATCTAGGACTCAATGTGACCAATAACTATAAAACCTATGTGGACTTAAAACGCCCTTATGTGTCTTACCTCCTGACAGTGGCTCCTCCCTATAGCATAGAGCCCATGACCTGGAAGTTCCCTTTTGTGGGTGAATTTCCTTATAAAGGATTTCATAATCAAAACCGTGCCGATCGTGAAGCTCTGTCCTACAGTCAAAAAAATTACGACACCTATATTCGTGGAGTCAGCGCTTACTCCACGCTGGGTTGGTTCAATGACCCTTTGCTCTCTTCCATGCTTCAGTACACAGAGGCCCAGCTCATAGAAACCGTCATTCATGAGTCTGTGCATGCCACCGTGTTTATTAAAAACAACGTGGAGTTTAACGAACAGCTCGCGGTCTTTGTCGCTCGCAAGGCCACTCTGGAATACTACAAAACCCACGATGCTAAATCCTATGAGACTTTACTTCACACTTTTGCGGACGAAACTCTTTACTTCCAGTTTATCAATAAATGCTTAGAGCAACTGACAGAATTTTATCAGTCCAAAGAGCACCACACTCCAGAGCAAAAGACCCTGATCTTTGCAAAGATCCAAAAGCAGTTCAAAGAAGATCTTTTACCCCAACTTCAAACGTCCTACTTTACCAAATTTAGTGAACTCCCTCTCAATAACGCTTTTTTTGCCAGCCAAAAAGTGTACTTTGAAAATCAAGCCCATTTTGAAAACAAGTACAGCGAATTTCAAAACATCAAAGACTTTATTGAATTTTTGAAAAAAGAAGAAAAGAAGCTGGTTGAAATCTTTGCTGCATTTCAAAACCCAGAGCCCTCTAGTCTATAG
- a CDS encoding GGDEF domain-containing protein, which translates to MSNFDPKDEDKTSVLTSETLKVHLDNADKTPPTLVLLVGPASSIGKQWSLEGDDIVIGRSPTSTVFVDDRSISKSHAKFILQGEETYIMDLDSTNKTVINSKPVAPLTTAVLKNNDQIKTGNVIFKFLERGNIEAVSNKKTFDRTQIDSMTGAYNKGALLAYAPEAIKRSDLLGIPISVIVFDIDHFKKVNDTYGHAAGDFVINEIAKLVKDKLTRSEDFFSRFGGEEFVLVLSGTPRHTAADIAERIRASVEGFKFEYENVKLPITISLGVATRDAGGDPWDMLFEKADQALYKSKKRGRNQVSIG; encoded by the coding sequence ATGTCAAATTTTGATCCTAAAGATGAAGATAAAACCAGTGTACTCACCAGTGAAACTCTTAAAGTTCATCTGGACAATGCGGATAAGACACCGCCAACCTTAGTTTTGCTTGTGGGACCTGCAAGCAGTATTGGTAAGCAGTGGAGTCTTGAAGGTGATGATATTGTGATTGGTCGTTCGCCGACAAGTACAGTGTTCGTTGATGATCGTAGTATCAGTAAAAGCCATGCTAAGTTCATTTTGCAAGGGGAAGAGACCTACATTATGGATTTGGACTCTACCAATAAAACAGTGATCAATTCTAAACCTGTAGCGCCTTTGACCACAGCCGTGTTGAAAAATAACGATCAGATCAAAACTGGCAACGTGATCTTTAAGTTTTTAGAACGAGGCAATATCGAAGCTGTCTCTAACAAAAAGACATTTGATAGAACTCAGATCGACTCTATGACGGGGGCTTACAATAAAGGAGCCTTACTGGCTTATGCTCCTGAGGCGATCAAGCGTTCTGACCTTTTGGGCATTCCTATCAGTGTGATCGTGTTTGATATTGATCACTTTAAAAAGGTCAACGACACCTACGGGCACGCCGCAGGGGACTTTGTGATCAACGAGATTGCCAAACTTGTTAAAGACAAATTGACTCGTAGTGAAGACTTTTTCTCTCGCTTTGGAGGGGAAGAGTTCGTATTAGTGCTTTCGGGAACACCACGACATACCGCTGCTGACATTGCAGAAAGGATTCGTGCCAGTGTTGAAGGCTTTAAGTTTGAGTACGAGAACGTAAAACTGCCTATCACTATATCTCTAGGGGTAGCCACACGTGATGCAGGTGGCGATCCTTGGGATATGCTATTTGAAAAGGCAGACCAAGCTTTATACAAATCTAAAAAACGCGGACGTAACCAAGTTTCTATTGGCTAG
- a CDS encoding AI-2E family transporter, translating into MAQFVKNHLLMIVLVLTGILFFLFVLPFLTWILLAGVMAIALRPLQKEFFVNRLKMSKSLSVYGLLSMIVILLVPFVFSFISLFSNIKEQLSNVEANSTVNSTELILKRAYGKIRPLHQLLPEEKAIEYTRKGIEAGAGKVVSVVSQAVMGLPGFMLSLFFFSASLFYFIVDAKRIKEILCKLSFVDKKELEKLMEVVQSSSQSTLFAAFLTGFTQAILVALPAKILGFHYFVSTFFLTFFLSQIPLVGIVPVSIFICGYFYAQDNIVALVIMIVASVVAGISDNVVRIWFLSQYDSLHPLAGFFSALGGLVVFGPLGVILGPVVTMIFFKLAKSELLPPDSSIV; encoded by the coding sequence ATGGCTCAATTCGTAAAGAATCATCTTTTGATGATTGTGTTGGTGTTGACTGGAATTTTGTTTTTTCTTTTTGTTCTGCCATTTTTAACTTGGATATTGCTAGCAGGGGTGATGGCGATTGCACTTCGTCCTTTGCAAAAAGAATTTTTTGTAAACAGACTTAAAATGAGCAAGTCCTTGTCGGTGTATGGGTTGCTAAGTATGATCGTCATTCTTTTAGTCCCCTTTGTTTTTTCGTTTATCAGTCTGTTTAGCAATATCAAAGAGCAGCTTTCCAATGTGGAGGCAAACTCTACGGTGAACAGTACGGAACTGATTCTTAAAAGAGCCTATGGTAAGATTCGACCCTTACATCAGCTTTTACCAGAAGAAAAGGCTATAGAATATACACGAAAGGGTATTGAGGCTGGGGCAGGGAAAGTAGTTAGTGTAGTTTCGCAAGCGGTGATGGGTTTACCAGGTTTTATGCTCTCGCTGTTCTTTTTTAGTGCGAGTCTGTTTTATTTTATTGTTGATGCCAAGAGGATCAAAGAGATCTTATGTAAATTGTCTTTCGTAGATAAAAAAGAGTTGGAAAAACTTATGGAAGTGGTCCAGAGTTCTTCGCAGTCTACACTCTTTGCTGCTTTTTTAACTGGATTTACTCAGGCTATTCTTGTGGCTTTGCCTGCTAAGATATTGGGTTTTCATTATTTTGTAAGTACATTTTTTCTTACTTTTTTCTTATCACAAATTCCTCTGGTGGGAATTGTGCCAGTAAGTATATTTATTTGTGGGTACTTTTATGCGCAAGACAATATTGTGGCTCTGGTTATTATGATCGTTGCTAGTGTAGTGGCGGGGATTTCTGACAACGTTGTGCGGATTTGGTTTTTAAGTCAGTACGACAGCTTACACCCTTTAGCAGGTTTTTTTTCTGCCCTAGGGGGACTGGTCGTATTTGGACCTTTAGGGGTGATATTGGGGCCCGTAGTCACGATGATCTTTTTTAAATTGGCTAAAAGTGAGCTTTTGCCCCCCGACTCGTCTATAGTCTAA
- a CDS encoding Hpt domain-containing protein, which produces MQIESEKPQEGLEEYVPEFLDSRDQDILLLKAALAQGDFETLRRKAHDWKGFSRPFGFLKLEGIAKKLEEAAKSTASTECSQLLEEAEVYLQKKRELISNV; this is translated from the coding sequence ATGCAAATCGAGAGTGAGAAGCCTCAAGAAGGTCTAGAAGAGTATGTCCCCGAATTTCTTGATAGCAGAGATCAAGATATTTTGTTGCTTAAAGCCGCTTTAGCCCAAGGGGATTTTGAAACCCTCCGTCGCAAAGCCCACGACTGGAAAGGGTTTTCTCGCCCTTTTGGTTTTTTAAAACTTGAAGGCATTGCGAAAAAATTAGAAGAGGCCGCTAAAAGCACGGCGTCAACGGAATGCTCCCAGCTTTTAGAAGAGGCCGAGGTTTATCTCCAGAAAAAACGCGAACTTATTTCTAATGTGTAG
- a CDS encoding HPF/RaiA family ribosome-associated protein: protein MADTDKNKNQVPDVQIMWGNIGRTEALEKYILQKTKKVLKLAPNATNLVISLSIENPINSAGVPEQKVDAELRIPKNQTINASKKGADIYKTILEVQHALLTQVNAMKSHRLAKRHEAPVLAETDTNNKIA from the coding sequence ATGGCTGATACAGATAAAAACAAAAACCAAGTTCCTGATGTACAAATTATGTGGGGCAATATTGGACGAACTGAGGCCTTAGAAAAATACATTCTACAAAAAACTAAAAAAGTCCTTAAGCTCGCCCCCAATGCGACAAACTTGGTTATTTCTTTATCTATAGAAAACCCTATCAACAGCGCAGGCGTTCCAGAACAAAAAGTGGATGCCGAACTGCGAATTCCTAAAAACCAAACCATCAACGCCAGCAAAAAAGGAGCTGACATCTATAAAACTATTTTAGAAGTCCAACACGCGCTGTTGACTCAAGTCAATGCGATGAAATCCCACAGACTAGCAAAACGTCACGAAGCCCCTGTGCTTGCAGAAACGGACACAAACAATAAGATTGCTTGA
- a CDS encoding PilZ domain-containing protein — translation MSNNVIDLTSRLKQKRKKKKSDTEAAAPSVEHQHEAVEVKDISELRQSAIAEDRRKVKRTILTEFLGTHIVIPKVGLKKVLLFDISTSGVSFDIEKKLGFFQEGEEVAMRIYLNHNAYFPFTLKVQNIRYDQDEDVYRHGAYFQKGSVNEEALFHFVKFLETVATSLKKDSGDVLVSNLTQN, via the coding sequence ATGTCGAATAATGTTATTGATTTAACCTCAAGGCTCAAGCAGAAACGTAAGAAAAAGAAATCAGATACGGAGGCCGCAGCGCCATCTGTAGAACATCAGCATGAAGCCGTCGAGGTGAAAGACATTTCTGAACTACGTCAAAGTGCTATTGCCGAAGATCGACGTAAAGTCAAACGTACGATCCTGACCGAGTTTTTGGGCACTCATATTGTGATTCCTAAAGTGGGTTTAAAAAAGGTTCTTTTATTTGATATCTCTACAAGTGGTGTGTCTTTTGATATCGAGAAAAAGTTAGGTTTTTTTCAAGAAGGCGAAGAGGTGGCCATGCGCATTTACCTCAATCACAATGCGTACTTTCCTTTCACTTTAAAAGTTCAAAACATTCGTTATGATCAGGATGAAGATGTGTATCGTCATGGGGCTTACTTTCAAAAGGGCTCGGTGAATGAAGAGGCTTTATTTCACTTCGTGAAGTTTTTAGAGACTGTAGCGACAAGTTTGAAAAAAGACTCTGGAGATGTTTTGGTTTCCAATCTGACTCAAAACTAA